The DNA segment CCGATGCTTGATGTCATTGGCAAATGGGTTTACGGCCTCACCATGCTGCTGTGTCTGGGCTTGGCTTGGGGAAGTTTTGCCGATTACCGCAAGGCACGAGAAGGACGTCTGGAGGATATGAGTTTGAAGCTGCCAGACTACCTACGCGGATGGTCGAGACGCTTGATTCGCGAAGGATCGCGAGCAAGGAACTTTGTGTTGGCCTCGCTGGTTTTGGGAGCAGCGGTATCTATCGTGGAGCTAGCTTGCACCGGCCAGGTTTACCTGCCTACGATCATTTTCGTGTTGGGCTTGAAAGAGTGGCGGGCACGAGCAGGTCTGGCTTTGCTCATGTACAACGTGATGTTCATCCTACCACTGGTCATCGTCTTCCTGCTGGTGTACTTGGGCACTACTTCCCAGCAACTGTTGCATTGGATGAACCGCAGGGCTGCTGCGGTCAAATTGGGGACAGCCGTCCTGTTTGCGTTGCTGGCCGTCTGGCTGGGCTACAGCATCATTGTTTTCTAGGAAACCAGCGGTGATTGTGACGGACTCGCTATAAGGAGAAAACACGGCCATGGAATGGGATTTTTCGGCAGTAGCCAATGTCTCGTTGTGGGCTTATCTGATTGTCTTTACCCGGGGGGTGTTGACTAGCATTGGGCCATGCAACATGGCCATGATCCCGCTAGTTATCGCCTTCGTCGCAGGGCAGAAGCAGATTAGCCGTTGGCGCAGTCTGACCCTCTCTGGAGCGTTCGCCCTGGGGCTGGCGATTACCTTCACAGCTCTGGGAGTGCTCGCCGCCCTGGTGGGGCGGATTATTGGTGCAGGTGGCCTGTGGTACTATGTCATGGCAGCGGTGTGCATTATCATGGGCTTGCAGTGGATGGGAGTCGTTTCGCTTCCCCTGCCAGACTGGGGTGCCGGACAGCGCGAAAAGATCAAGCGACGTGGTATGATGGGAGCATTACTGCTCGGCCTGGTCTCAGGCTTCGTTGCCTCTGGCTGCGCCATGCCTGCGCTGATTGCTATTCTCACGCTTGTCATGTCCAAGGGTGCGCTAGCCTACGGCGCGAGCCTGCTCCTGATGTACGGAGCTGGGCGTGGTGTGCCTATCGTCTTGCTCGGCACCTTTGCGGGTTGGACGAAACTCATGCCTAAGAGGTCGGCATGGACAGCTCGGATTGAGCAATTGAGTGGGGCATTCATGGTCCTAATCGGATTGTATTTCCTATGGAGTGCTTGACGACCAAAGCACTAGAAAGTGGATGGTGATGAAGAAAGCATTGGTAGTCCCTTTGAGCGACCAGGAGCTTCTTGAGCTGTGTCGCGTTCTGCTCGACCGTGATGAGAGGGGCGCCCTGCAATTCTTGGACGAACATCTCAAGCACCCAGCAAACGAGGCGCTAGCAGGCGGTTGAAAGGTGCTCATCGAGGTGCCTGGGTCAGGCATCAAAGAGGTGCCCGGCAAACGCCTGTTCTGAAATCCCATGAGACGATCATGAGTCAAAATGATGTGCTATTACATAACTTCAAAATTACCCACGTCCTGGACTGCATCGCTGACCCCACCAAGAACCGCATCATTGCCGAGTTTTCGGACAATGTTGCCGCCGTTTTCCCGTACCTGAATGCCATCATCCCGAACTTGATGTACAACCCTGCGGCACAAATCATCACCATCAAGAGGGAATGGCGCATTCTCACCTTCTATCCTCACGTGGCAGTCATGGCCAAAATAGACGGTATTGAGGACGCTATCGCTCAATTGACCTGGTTCCAGGGGCTATGCAATGACACTTGGCGCCGGCGAGGGGAGATCGCGCCTTGCTACGAGGCACGCAAGCTATTGGGGTCGTTGGACGTGTACCCATTGCTGCCGCGCCTCAATTGCAAAGCCTGTGGTGAAGCTACTTGCATGGCTTTCGCTTTCGAGCTATTGTGGGGTGGGCGCCACCTCTCGGAATGCCCTCACTTATCAGACTCAGAACATGCGGAGGCAGGGCAACGACTGGCCCAATTGCTGGGAATTGGCAAAGAGCTGCAGAAACCAAATAGATAGCCATTGCACAGTATGACTGGATTTGACAGCATGATTAGAATAAAATAAGGCAAAATGGTGTTTTGCCTTACTTCCACCAAATCGTTAAGGAAGTACAGAATGCCAACCTATGAGTTTGAATGTGGTGATTGTGGCGAGCGCTTCGAAATCCGCGCCTCATTTCGGGAGAAAGAGAAGGACTTGAGCCCCAAATGTCCGCGCTGCGGCAGCGACAACACCGGCCAAGTCTTCGGCGACTTGGTCTTCTTTGCCAAATCAGGTGAGGTAGCTTTTACCAAACCGTCAGGCGGCAGTTGTTGCTCGGCACGCTGAAGCAGGAGGTGCGCTAATGCCCGGAAGAGGCCCAACTATGTGGCGCATGGCTAGTTGCTGCGGTGACAACCAAGCGTTCCAAATGCATATTGAGGAGAAAAACATGATAACTGAACAAATGATTCTAGAAGCATTACGGCCAGTTGTGGACCCGGAGATCGGCATGAGCGTGGTAGACCTGGGCATGATCCGCGAGATTGTGCTGGACAAGGAGGGAAAGGTAGAGATCAAGATGGTTTTAACCACGCCCTTCTGCCCTCTTGCCAGTATGCTCACGGCACAGGTGGAGCAAGCTACAGCCGCTGTGCCGGGGGTGAAAGAAGCTAAAGTAACACTGTTGGATGAGCCTTGGAATCCGGCATGGATGAAACACTGAGAGCATCTCGGCACAAATCGAGGCGACAAGCTGTGCAAAGGATATCCCGAACGGATTGGCAGTCGAGGTGAGGGAAAGGAGAGCGAGAATGACCAATCAACCACGTAACGAAGGGGTGATAACCGCCGCTGCCGTAGCTAAAGAGGCAAAAGAGTTCCGCGACTTTACCAATGCCCTGATGTACACGCCTGAGTATAGAGCCTTTGACCTGGCCCGCCAACAACTGCGCCAGGATGCGGTGGCCCTCCGGGCAATACAGGATTTCCAAGAGAAGCAACAATATCTGCAAATGATGCAAATGTGGGGTACAATCAGCCAAAACGACCAGGATGAACTGCAGCGTCTGTACGAGAGCATGATGCAGATACCCGCTGTGCAGGATTATGTTCATTGCCAGGAAGAGTTGGCGAAAATGTTTCGCCAAGTCGCACGGCTCATTAGTGAATGCATCGGCACAGAATTCCCACCCCAGCAGTCAAGCTGCTGCGGATGACAGGAGATAGAGCATGCTAGATGCAAACTTAGAAAAGACCGTGAGAGAATTCGCAGCCTGGCTAGTGCAAACACCTCCATTAGCAGAACTACGCAAAGCGCAAGGGCAGCTGGAGGCCGATGCTGAAGCTCAGCGCCTGCTGACAGAATGGGACCGGAAGCAACAAGAACTGCTACAGCGACAGCGGGATGGCCAGGCTATTTCGATGGCCGAAATAACGCCTCTGCGCCAAGTGCAAAATCGAATTCGCGCTCATCCCATGGTCATCACCTATAGCGAGATGCGCAAGCAGGCACAATCCTATCTGACCGATCTCTGTGCAGAAATCAGTGAAGTGCTACGAGTGGATTGGGAGACCTTGAGCCGAGCAATCGGTGAGGAAACGCCCTAGTTCTGCAATGCAGAGGAGGAGAGAGCAATGCATGACATGAAATGAAGATCAAAGCCAGTGGGCACATCTTGGAGCGGAATGTCCTGGGACAGCTTTACGATGCACTAGAGGGCAAGGATTGCGATATAACCGACATCGAAATCTTTGCTCCCACGCTTAAAGGTGGCTGGAGGGAGCAGTGCTCTTCGGTGATCATCTTCAAATTAATGCCTGAAATACAGGCTATAGACAAAACAGGCGTAGAAGACTGCTACGGTCTCATCCTGGACATCTTTC comes from the Chloroflexota bacterium genome and includes:
- a CDS encoding YlbF family regulator encodes the protein MLDANLEKTVREFAAWLVQTPPLAELRKAQGQLEADAEAQRLLTEWDRKQQELLQRQRDGQAISMAEITPLRQVQNRIRAHPMVITYSEMRKQAQSYLTDLCAEISEVLRVDWETLSRAIGEETP
- a CDS encoding cytochrome c biogenesis protein CcdA; translation: MEWDFSAVANVSLWAYLIVFTRGVLTSIGPCNMAMIPLVIAFVAGQKQISRWRSLTLSGAFALGLAITFTALGVLAALVGRIIGAGGLWYYVMAAVCIIMGLQWMGVVSLPLPDWGAGQREKIKRRGMMGALLLGLVSGFVASGCAMPALIAILTLVMSKGALAYGASLLLMYGAGRGVPIVLLGTFAGWTKLMPKRSAWTARIEQLSGAFMVLIGLYFLWSA
- a CDS encoding YlbF family regulator produces the protein MTNQPRNEGVITAAAVAKEAKEFRDFTNALMYTPEYRAFDLARQQLRQDAVALRAIQDFQEKQQYLQMMQMWGTISQNDQDELQRLYESMMQIPAVQDYVHCQEELAKMFRQVARLISECIGTEFPPQQSSCCG
- a CDS encoding zinc ribbon domain-containing protein, with the translated sequence MPTYEFECGDCGERFEIRASFREKEKDLSPKCPRCGSDNTGQVFGDLVFFAKSGEVAFTKPSGGSCCSAR
- a CDS encoding metal-sulfur cluster assembly factor, which codes for MITEQMILEALRPVVDPEIGMSVVDLGMIREIVLDKEGKVEIKMVLTTPFCPLASMLTAQVEQATAAVPGVKEAKVTLLDEPWNPAWMKH